From Synoicihabitans lomoniglobus, the proteins below share one genomic window:
- a CDS encoding DUF3891 family protein — translation MIRAETDTTWLLVTHPDHAALAGEFADAWGNTQFARPEPFAPIRHAVYHHDDGWLQRDANPSLTPAGKPEAFTRDLVGAYSAFEEIDLPAYLGVRAQATRAVAEVDPAAAVVVSMHTVNLLTEQADLESIQPEHREAHATFVAEQRAWQEETMRALNLSPESMTRGFEFLQCCDNLSLIACSGYDEPRALRHRQPDRHGDRHELQARPLGAGTWSITPWPFKEDEISFKLPRRRVNKADAQTPETFRAAFTAAAPEIVAITLRRA, via the coding sequence ATGATTCGCGCCGAAACCGACACCACCTGGCTTCTTGTCACCCATCCCGACCACGCCGCCCTCGCCGGAGAATTTGCCGATGCCTGGGGCAACACACAGTTTGCGCGACCCGAACCTTTTGCCCCGATTCGCCATGCGGTGTATCACCATGACGACGGTTGGTTGCAGCGCGACGCGAACCCGAGTCTCACCCCGGCCGGCAAACCCGAGGCGTTCACGCGTGATCTCGTCGGCGCATATTCCGCCTTTGAAGAAATCGATCTTCCGGCGTATCTCGGGGTGCGCGCCCAAGCGACTCGCGCCGTGGCGGAGGTGGACCCTGCCGCCGCGGTCGTGGTGTCCATGCACACGGTCAACCTGCTGACCGAACAGGCGGACCTCGAATCCATCCAACCCGAACATCGCGAGGCCCACGCCACCTTCGTGGCCGAGCAACGGGCCTGGCAGGAGGAAACCATGCGGGCACTCAACTTATCGCCCGAATCCATGACGCGCGGTTTCGAGTTCCTGCAGTGTTGTGACAACCTTTCGCTGATCGCCTGCTCCGGTTACGATGAACCGCGCGCGCTGCGGCACCGGCAACCCGATCGCCACGGTGACCGCCACGAATTGCAGGCCCGGCCGTTGGGAGCCGGGACATGGAGCATCACTCCGTGGCCCTTCAAGGAAGACGAAATTTCGTTCAAATTGCCGCGCCGTCGCGTGAACAAAGCCGACGCCCAAACACCGGAAACGTTTCGCGCCGCCTTCACCGCCGCAGCACCCGAGATCGTCGCGATCACGCTGCGCCGCGCCTAG